The sequence below is a genomic window from Lepus europaeus isolate LE1 chromosome 9, mLepTim1.pri, whole genome shotgun sequence.
agcgccgcCACTGTTCTCAACTACACAGGTTCTCTGAGAGGACGAGAAAGGCCAGACAAGCTCACTCTCGTCTGGGCAGTCAGTATTCCGACTCTGCTGGACTTCGCAGAGGTACCGTCCAAACTCCTGCTGTTCTTCAAACAGTTCTCTGAGGTGCTGATGAGACAGGGCCCTGGGTCCCTGGAAATGAGCTTTGGGTGCTGAGTATCTGCAGGTCAGGGGCAagatggccacagctgcgccTGCACCTCCGTCACAGGTTACATCACCCTGTGTCCTGTGTGGTCGGAGGGGAGCGAGAGTCTCGCGGGGCCGGAGCCCTGGCCAAGACAGCCAGCCACTGGGTCTCTGCTGCAAGCCCAGCTCGTGGCTTCgtggccttttggctaaggtcAAGTATAGCCCACCCATCTGATGTCCTGCTTCACTGGGGTTCTCCATTGTTAAGAGACCCCTAACGCCTAGCCTGCTCATCACAAAAGCTAAGGCAATATTCCCTTCCTGGGAAATCTACCTTGTAAGAGATTCCTGGAGATCAAAGAGTCTTCAGGATACGAGGCTCTGATGGGAGAATGTGGTAATGGTGACAGATGATAAAGGGCAAAGTACGGGCTGGGACGAGAAGAGAACGGCCCCTTCCCTGGCCATGACAGTcgtcagtcacctgctgggcagcctgggctctgCTGGCACTTGTTTCCCCATCAGTGAGTGGCCTTCGTAATTCGAGGCaaccaggaggaagaagaggcaagaaggactccccacccccaggcccaggaGTCCTGGTCACCCCCACACACCCCCGCTCCCCAGGGACCTTCGACAGGGGGGTGGGTCCTGGAAGGGGCACTGCCTTGGCCTTCAGAGTTTAACAGAAgagggccagagctgagtgggCATCTGCTGTGAGGCGTGGGAAGGTGAAGACAGGTGAGCCCACTGGCCAGCGTGGTGGCTTCTGCTTTGAAAAATGAGCACAGGGTTCAATAGAATGTGCCTGGGGGTCTCCTGTGAGCTCTCTCCAGGAAGGGTGAGACCCTGAGAATTTTAAGGCAAAAAGAGTCCCTCAACCAGCCGCAGTCATTTCCCAAGGCACGGCTGTCTCCAGGGGactctgcagtgctggtactGAGCGCAGCAGTGGCTGGGCTCTCGGTGGGAAGGGggtgcctccctctgccccaagCCTGACTGCTGGGCTTTGGCTCACAGGTGTTCATCGGAGGAGTCACCACAATGGAGGACGAGTACCTCGACCCCGGGTTCTTCATCAACTCCACAGAAAGCAGCCAGGAGCACGAGTGCTTCTTACGCTTCAGGAAGGTCTTCGTGCCCTGCGTGTACCTGGCGGTGTTCACCTGCGGCCTGATAGGCAACTCCCTGGTGCTGGTCATCTACATCTTCTACCAGAAGCTGAAGAGCCTGACAGACGTGTTCCTGATGAACCTGCCCTTGGCTGACCTGGTCTTCGTCTGCACTCTGCCCTTCTGGGCCTATGCAGGCCTCCACGAGTGGGTCTTTGGCGAGCTCATGTGCAGGACCCTGCTGGGCATCTACGCCATAAACTTCTACACGTCCATGCTCACCCTCACCTGCATCACCGTGGATCGCTTCATTGCAGTGGTTCAGGCCACCAAGGCCTACAACCAGCAGGCCGCGCGCAGAAGCTGGGGCAAGGCCATCTGCACGCTCATCTGGGTGGCCTCCCTCCTGGTTTCTCTGCCACAGATCATCTACGGCAGTGTCCTGCACCTCGACAAGCACGTCTGCGACTACCACGGCGAGGAGATTTCCACCGTGATTCTTGCCACCCAGATGGCTCTGGGCTTCTTCCTGCCACTGCTCGCCATGATTGTCTGCTACTCGGTCATTGTCAGGACCCTGCTTCGGGCTCGCGGCTTCCGGAAGCACAAGTCTCTCAAGATCATCTTCCTGGTAGTGGCCGTGTTCTTGCTGACCCAGACGCCGTTCAACCTGGTGAAGCTCATCCGGAGCACGAGCTGGGAGTACCACGCCATGACCAGCTTCAGTTACGTTGTCGTGGTGACGGAGGCCGTCGCGTACCTGAGGGCCTGCCTGAACCCTGTGCTCTACGCCTTTGTCGGCCTCAAGTTCCGCAAGAACTGCCTGAAACTTGTGAAGGACGCTGGCTGCCTCCCTTACCTGGGGGCCACAAGTCAATCGAAGTCTTCTGAGGACAATTCCAAGACGTGCTCTGCGTCCCACCACGCGGAGGCCACCAGCATGTTCCAGCTGTAGGCCTTGGAGACGCACCTCCGGCACTTCCTGAGCACAGCTGTGCTTCCTGGACGCGACGAAGAAGGCTTTGTTTACAGCTTGTGCATCCCCACAGGGAAGAAACCAAACACCGGCTAGCTTAGAAGGCGGCTTCTCAGATGCCAGCATACTCTGTTCTCTCCTTGAACCCCCAAGGGGCTCTAAAATTTTTAAGGGCTTTCCTTCCTCCACCCCAAGAATGGTGACAACAAGGGGATGCCGTGTGACAAGTCTATGGTCTCAGGTACTCCTTGAGTGGGACTGAAGGTCAAAGATAGGAACAGAGTCGACAAAGCTGTTGAGGGTCAGGGGAGATGAGGACCTGTCTGTctcctgggcaggcagtggagatGAGAAGGGCGCGTCCTCACGGCTCCCACCTCCCTCACCAGGCACCTTGCAGAAAGGAGATCAGGCTCTGCTCACTGGGGGTCTGACTTTCGCACAGGGCGATGCAAGATGTGTTCCCTCTGACTGACGTTGGAAGGACCAGCACCAGGGACTATACACAGGCTAAACAAATCGGACTGCCTAAACAAATCCAGAGGGCCACGGCATGCTAGAAAAACGTGAGAAACTCAGATCGAGGCCAATGCATCCAGGCAGCCCTTTCGGACTGGCTTCTTGGGTGGCTCTGCTCCCTTAAAGATGAACTTTTCAGTGcctgccccctcaccccccacgCCAAACAGCATACGTTTCATGaccaaaaaataaacactttttacgAGTCTCTACACTGCTTGTCCCTTGTGTGCATTTTCCTCCAGGGTGACATGTCTGGAATCTAGCAACAAGCCACTTCTGGGCTGGGAGGAAGTAAGTGAAGATCACCGCCCCGCTCGTTCACTGTGGTttccagccccaggcccaccACAGGGGCCACCCTTGCCTGACTTCTGTAACAGGGCCACGGGATGAGGGGTTGTTTGAAATGGCAGACTTCTGTTTAACAAGCTTGAAGATGCTCTGTAGGTTCATGCATCCCCAAATCATTCCTCCACTATGGAGAAACAACGGGCAACAGCTAAGCAGAATGCCCAGGGAGGCAGGCCCCATCGGGCTTAACTGTGTGGTTTGGGGGCTTGGGTGGGcaagagacccaggtggaatccCTGCCGCCCCCTGGGTGGGAAGCCCTGAGCCAGTCGCTGAACCTCTGATCAgctgtttcctttctctttggcATCATCTGGATCATAGCGGAACCCACCTCTCACGGCTGGTGTGCAGGGGACCTCAGGGGTGCATACAAAGCCCCCGGCACAGTTTGTACCCTGGGTAAGGGGCTTCCAAAATGGCAGCAGTTGTTCATTCTTACAAGATCTGGAAAAAGGTAAGCCCTCTAGGCCAGCCCTGCAGGTCAGCAGGTGAGGGAGGGTCTGCTGAGTGCCTTCCCGAGGGGCATGGCAGGCCAGTGTACCCTGGGCCAGCCGAgcacaggccaggccctgcagggcCCTCCAGATCTGGGGCACCGCCCCAGAGGTCACTGATATGCCGCCACTGGGACCTCTCCTCACTGGGCTCAGGCCACAGGGGCCACCAAGTGCTTCCTCAAACAACGGCGCCTGCCCACTGCAGGGTGAGAGGGCTGACAGGACAGACCTTCCTCTCCCTGGCTTTCAAGAGGGCTTCTGTCCTCCTGCCTTTGCACATCCACCTTAATGTGAAGCCCCGCATACAGAGGGGCCGCTGGTCCCTGGCTTCCCTGACAGTGTCCCAGCCCTGGACGCAGAGGTCCTTGTGGGAAGGGAGAAGCAGTCACGGCTGCGGGCTCTGCACAGGAAGAAGCATGAGGGACTgggaggcagggctcagaacactCGCACTGAGCTTGGAGatgcccccgccctgcccctgtgCACCTCTGGGCAAGTGTcacagcctccccagggccccagggccccacccacACCACGGGCTGAGGACAGCCCTCCCTTTCAGGTGCTTGGGAGGCGAGAACAGTACACTCCATGGGCTATACTTGGGGCCTTCCTGGCCACGGCATTCTCAGAGGACAGCTGCTGGGACCACTGGCCACCTGTCCCCAGGAAGAGCCCAGCGGCGGAAGCCCCCCCAGGCACCCCCTGCTCCCACACTCTCTGGGCCTTCCCTGctgcacctgggtgcagggatcaTTTTTCCAACTCCTTCCTGCATTTGCATCAACACTGGCACTGCACGTGCAGGCTGCCGAGGGCCTACATGTCTGGACCTCGTTCCCTCCACACCACAGCCCAGGAAGCAGGTGACACTGCTGTTACGGTTCCATGCCACAGAGGAGGAGAGTGAGGTCACATCTGGGGCCGAGCCAGCCCAAGCTCAAActggctcccctcctcccccacctccccctccccctccctgccctcggcTCTCCCTTCTGCTCATGCACAGCAGCACAGGGCCTCAAAGATCTGCAGCTCCAGGAGGGCTGGGCGACGGGGTCAGGCTGAGTGTGCACCCTGCCTGAGGCCAGAGTGCGCAGGGTGCAGACTCCCCCACAGGGTCCCTACTCCTGGGGCAGTGGTTGTGCTGAAGGGCTCCCGCCGTGGTCAGAGACATGGCAGAAGCTGCAGGGGAGTGTGCTGCCTGACTGCACGGAGCCAGGGGCGCCTTGGGAGTCCAGGTGTTCTCCAGGGGCACTCTGGAGATGGGAGATGGGAGATGGAGCCAGAGGCCAGAGAGGAGGaaaggttaaagccactgccagtgagaggtggggacagagcagagagctgggggctgggagtggtCAGGGTGGCTGCTCCGATCTTTGACTCCAAGGGGCCCAAAGCAGCACCCCATTCCAGGTGCTCTGGCCTTCCCGGCCCAAGGGAATTGTGTGCTGTTTTGTAGGAGCCTGGCACCACCATCTTTCAGAGAAAGCCAGCCCAGAGATTAAAACCTGCCAGAGCTCACgcagcagggccagggctccTTGCCCGCGAAACCGCATCTTTCTCTGCCCCCACATGGTTTCATGCGAGTGACAGGCCGCAGGGCACCCGCCAGCTCTGAATTCATCTGAAGGCGGAGACTGTGGGTTAGCCCAACAACAAGGTGGCTTTCTAGCCTTAACCATGATCACCATATCCTGTTCTCGTTTCGTTTTTGAGATGCCAGGTACTGGCTCTCCTGCTTGGTGAGGAATCCAGCAGACACCGGAAGCAAGCGCCCATCCGGGAGCATCTGCTGGCCATTTACTATGTGGGTGGGTTCGGCGAGCTCACTTAGCGTCATCTAGAAAAGGCGATGAGGCCACAGGGTATAGCAGAAGCCAGGCCCGGCACAGCCTGGCCTCACCGCTCAGTGTCACACATCCCGCAAACAACACACGTCCCCTGTACTTgcatccccagcccccacctcagctgcctcccagccccgctgctggagctgagccccagTGAAGGGACTgagtgcagggggctgagcccGGAGCATGGTGCCTGCAGGCCAGCAACCTGACCAGGGGTGTCTCACCTGGGAGAGCTCCTCACTGCACACAACCTGTGCACCTGGCCTAGAAGCAGCCATGACAGGGTGAAGGCTGTGCAGTGGCCGTGGCAGTCAAAGCCTCAGGTCCTTGCCAGCCCTTGTCCCATATCCCAGCCTCATTCACCAGCTGACTGCCTGCCAGCTCAGCCCTGGAAACAGCACCATTCGAGCCgagctggggccctgggaggTCGCTCAGGGAGGCCACAGTGCCCTGCCATGCCCCTATGAGGCTGGAATCAGGGACCCTCTCCTGTCTCAGCACTGCCAGGAGGGAGCAGGCAAACAACTTATTCAGCCCTAAGCACGTGCTGTGTGCAGAGGCGGGGCCTTAGCGACTACAGGTTCTAGGCGACGGGGCAATGGGAGAATGGggcccagagaaggcagtggagcccttccctgggctggagggaggcctCTGGGTCCAAAGCCTGGTCCTGACCCTCATAACAGTACTACCAgacttctgcttcttcttcttctttttagaatttatttatttgaaaggaagagttacagagagagagagggagagacagacagaaagaccttccatctgctatttcactccccaactggatgcaacagttgggactggccAGAttgacg
It includes:
- the CXCR6 gene encoding C-X-C chemokine receptor type 6 gives rise to the protein MEDEYLDPGFFINSTESSQEHECFLRFRKVFVPCVYLAVFTCGLIGNSLVLVIYIFYQKLKSLTDVFLMNLPLADLVFVCTLPFWAYAGLHEWVFGELMCRTLLGIYAINFYTSMLTLTCITVDRFIAVVQATKAYNQQAARRSWGKAICTLIWVASLLVSLPQIIYGSVLHLDKHVCDYHGEEISTVILATQMALGFFLPLLAMIVCYSVIVRTLLRARGFRKHKSLKIIFLVVAVFLLTQTPFNLVKLIRSTSWEYHAMTSFSYVVVVTEAVAYLRACLNPVLYAFVGLKFRKNCLKLVKDAGCLPYLGATSQSKSSEDNSKTCSASHHAEATSMFQL